In the Flavobacterium acetivorans genome, one interval contains:
- the tnpC gene encoding IS66 family transposase yields MENAPDLFDNYSKDELLKLLKSQIKANSKLESKSNKLESKTEKLEIVATKLEQEVSYLKFQIEQFKRAMYGSKKERFIASENPEQLAIPFEIDEQEVAQAVESVKEQITYEREKASKKHQGRMALPSHLAVNEIILEPTENVEGLKCIGQEITDELEYTPAKLFINRYIRNKYVAPVDEKGNQQVKIASLDFRPIPKCIAGTHLLTQIITDKFVDHLPLYRQIQRFSREGVDIPSSTVDSWVRLVSQLLRPLYECHRQHTLKNGYLQADESPIKVQDTDKKGATHTGFMWVYHAPIPKSVYFDYRKGRGSEGPLEMLNDFVGYLQTDGYGVYPQFALKENVTQIACWAHARRYFEKALDYNKANASHVMLLIQKLYEIERKATSENFSIQEKYALRLKESHPLLNEIGNYIAVQSKLELPKSPLGKAYNYCLKRWDSLMAYLKDGNLHIDNNQVENTIRPLALGRKNYLFAGSHQAAKDIAMYYSFFASCKKNNINPSKWLHHVLENINDTKSSELHNLLPQYFNQNLLD; encoded by the coding sequence ATGGAAAACGCACCAGATTTGTTTGATAATTACTCTAAAGACGAACTTTTGAAATTACTCAAAAGTCAAATAAAAGCGAATTCCAAATTAGAATCCAAATCTAATAAATTAGAATCCAAAACCGAAAAATTAGAGATTGTAGCCACGAAACTTGAACAAGAGGTTAGTTATCTAAAATTCCAGATTGAACAGTTCAAAAGAGCAATGTACGGTTCTAAGAAAGAACGTTTCATCGCCAGTGAAAATCCGGAGCAATTAGCCATTCCTTTTGAAATCGATGAGCAAGAAGTAGCACAAGCCGTTGAATCGGTAAAAGAGCAAATCACTTACGAACGCGAAAAAGCAAGCAAAAAGCATCAAGGCCGTATGGCTTTACCATCGCACCTTGCGGTAAACGAAATCATTTTGGAACCGACTGAAAATGTAGAAGGATTGAAATGCATTGGTCAGGAAATTACTGATGAATTGGAATATACTCCCGCAAAATTGTTCATCAACCGTTACATCCGAAATAAATATGTTGCCCCGGTGGATGAAAAAGGAAACCAGCAAGTCAAAATTGCCTCTCTCGATTTTCGTCCGATTCCAAAATGTATTGCTGGAACCCATCTTTTGACTCAAATCATCACCGATAAGTTTGTGGATCACCTTCCGCTTTACCGACAGATACAGCGATTTTCAAGAGAAGGAGTCGATATACCTTCTTCTACGGTCGATTCATGGGTAAGATTAGTATCCCAATTACTTCGACCCTTGTACGAATGTCACCGACAGCATACGCTGAAAAACGGTTATCTTCAGGCGGATGAATCCCCAATAAAAGTACAGGACACAGATAAAAAAGGCGCAACACATACTGGATTTATGTGGGTGTATCACGCGCCTATACCCAAAAGTGTGTATTTTGATTATCGAAAAGGACGCGGCAGCGAAGGCCCTTTGGAAATGTTAAACGATTTTGTAGGTTATCTTCAAACCGATGGTTATGGAGTATATCCGCAATTTGCACTCAAAGAAAACGTCACACAGATAGCTTGTTGGGCACATGCGCGCCGTTATTTTGAAAAAGCATTGGATTATAACAAAGCAAATGCTTCGCACGTGATGTTGCTTATCCAAAAGCTATATGAAATTGAACGAAAAGCCACTTCTGAAAACTTTTCAATCCAGGAAAAATATGCTTTAAGATTAAAAGAATCACATCCCTTACTTAACGAAATAGGGAACTACATTGCAGTGCAGTCAAAATTAGAATTACCCAAAAGTCCGCTGGGCAAGGCCTACAATTATTGCTTGAAACGTTGGGACAGTTTGATGGCTTATCTAAAAGACGGAAATCTGCATATTGACAACAATCAGGTTGAAAATACCATTCGACCCTTGGCCTTGGGAAGAAAAAATTATCTTTTTGCAGGTTCACACCAAGCTGCAAAGGATATTGCCATGTATTATTCGTTTTTTGCCAGCTGCAAGAAAAATAATATCAATCCATCCAAATGGCTACATCATGTCCTTGAAAATATCAACGACACCAAATCTTCAGAACTTCACAATCTTCTTCCTCAATACTTCAATCAGAATTTATTGGATTGA
- the tnpB gene encoding IS66 family insertion sequence element accessory protein TnpB (TnpB, as the term is used for proteins encoded by IS66 family insertion elements, is considered an accessory protein, since TnpC, encoded by a neighboring gene, is a DDE family transposase.) yields MLGLSAGVRYHMCCTLVDMRKGFDGLSGLVRNYLNQNPQTGDVFVFLNKSKTHIKLLYWDGDGFAIFYKRLEQGRFDFLTSDSVSRELKREELLLVLGGLKLRDFKQKKRYKTAEK; encoded by the coding sequence ATGCTGGGCTTGAGTGCAGGTGTTCGCTATCACATGTGCTGTACTTTGGTGGATATGCGAAAGGGTTTTGACGGACTTTCGGGCTTGGTTCGGAATTATCTGAACCAAAACCCTCAAACGGGCGATGTTTTTGTTTTTTTGAACAAATCCAAAACCCATATCAAACTGCTGTATTGGGACGGCGACGGATTTGCGATTTTCTACAAACGACTAGAACAAGGAAGGTTTGATTTTTTGACAAGCGATTCGGTTTCAAGGGAATTAAAAAGAGAGGAATTGCTACTGGTTTTGGGTGGTCTTAAATTGAGAGATTTCAAGCAAAAAAAGAGATACAAAACAGCCGAAAAATAA
- the tnpA gene encoding IS66 family insertion sequence element accessory protein TnpA, giving the protein MNQQEQMYFLVEEWKQSDLTKAEFSALKSLSYHQFNYWLKKYNKEMDFGQSKPEVSFFSVSDSPRKDKKQSASKEIDQKTMRIDLPGGITITIY; this is encoded by the coding sequence ATGAATCAACAAGAACAGATGTATTTTTTGGTTGAAGAATGGAAACAATCCGACTTAACCAAAGCAGAATTTTCAGCTTTAAAATCGCTGAGTTATCATCAATTCAATTATTGGCTAAAAAAGTACAATAAGGAGATGGATTTCGGACAGTCCAAACCGGAAGTTTCCTTTTTCTCGGTTTCGGATAGCCCGAGAAAAGATAAAAAACAGTCAGCCTCAAAAGAGATAGATCAGAAAACCATGCGAATCGATCTTCCTGGAGGAATCACCATTACGATTTACTGA
- the istA gene encoding IS21 family transposase, translating to MANKITDMSKIRKVIKFYCEGKSKLFISSYLSLSRNTVKKYISLFEVLGLNFELIDRKTDAELELLFSQTTVESISPKLQILYDFFPKMERELKKVGVTVQHMWEQYIAVNPDGYRSSQFAHHYKVWGKRVNPVMHMNHKTGDKMYVDYAGKTLSIIDKDTGEIKEVQFFVAILGASQYTYAEASMSQQKEDFVTSVENAMRFFEGTPAAIVPDNLKSAVIKSSRFEPTINETLADLAEYYQTTILPARAYKPRDKSLVEGAVKILYRRIYVTLKETKFFSLEELNQQIWDLLDAHNSRKLTGRPYSRKELFLEDEKQKLRPLPQERFEIKYQSFATVMQNGHVQLSVSFPPMPYLIPKPANLNLLIQYYGI from the coding sequence ATGGCAAACAAAATAACAGACATGAGTAAAATTAGAAAAGTAATTAAATTCTATTGTGAAGGAAAGAGTAAGTTGTTTATAAGTAGCTACTTATCCCTTTCCAGGAATACGGTAAAGAAGTATATTTCTTTATTTGAAGTTCTCGGATTAAACTTTGAATTAATTGATAGAAAAACAGATGCAGAACTAGAACTTTTGTTTTCACAGACTACTGTGGAATCCATTAGTCCCAAATTGCAGATCCTATACGATTTTTTCCCTAAAATGGAACGTGAACTAAAAAAAGTTGGCGTTACCGTACAACATATGTGGGAGCAATATATTGCCGTAAACCCCGATGGTTACAGGAGTTCGCAATTTGCTCATCATTACAAAGTATGGGGTAAACGAGTCAATCCTGTAATGCATATGAATCACAAAACCGGTGATAAAATGTATGTGGATTATGCCGGAAAAACACTCTCCATCATTGATAAAGATACCGGAGAAATCAAAGAAGTACAGTTTTTTGTAGCCATATTGGGAGCCAGCCAATATACCTATGCAGAAGCTTCCATGAGCCAACAAAAGGAAGATTTTGTTACTTCGGTAGAAAATGCCATGCGTTTTTTTGAAGGTACTCCTGCGGCAATTGTTCCCGATAATTTAAAATCTGCAGTGATAAAAAGCAGTCGTTTTGAGCCAACAATCAATGAAACCCTGGCTGATTTAGCGGAATATTATCAAACCACAATCTTACCTGCCAGGGCTTATAAACCAAGGGATAAATCATTGGTTGAAGGTGCGGTAAAGATATTGTACAGAAGGATTTACGTAACTCTAAAAGAAACCAAATTCTTTTCTCTAGAAGAATTAAACCAGCAGATATGGGATTTATTAGATGCTCATAATAGTCGAAAACTCACAGGACGTCCTTACTCCCGTAAAGAATTGTTTTTAGAAGATGAGAAACAAAAACTACGCCCACTACCACAAGAACGCTTTGAAATCAAATACCAATCCTTTGCAACGGTGATGCAAAACGGACATGTCCAATTAAGTGTATCCTTCCCACCAATGCCATATTTGATACCTAAACCCGCTAATTTAAATTTGCTGATTCAATATTATGGGATATGA
- a CDS encoding DegT/DnrJ/EryC1/StrS family aminotransferase encodes MNNSKIWLSSPHMGGSEQQFVQEAFDSNWVAPLGPNVNGLEQDLEEYLGSEVHVGALSSGTAAIHLGLILLGVQAGDTVLCQSMTFSASANPILYLGATPVFIDSEEETWNICPTALEAAIVDCIAKGRKPKAIIAVHLYGVPYQIDEVRTIADKYGIPILEDSAEALGSSYKGQQCGTFGDIGVLSFNGNKIITTSGGGAIVTKSKELKDRAVFFATQSRDAAPHYQHSEIGYNYRMSNICAGIGRGQMQVLDAHVALRRKMHDFYVDLFQDIDAVKVFSTPNDDYYANYWLSAILVTPNSEKGIDREALRLAFEAANIESRPLWKPMHLQPVFENYPYYGANVAERLFENGLCLPSGSNLTDEERVRIAEVVRGFFCEK; translated from the coding sequence ATGAACAATTCAAAAATATGGCTTTCTTCGCCGCATATGGGAGGAAGTGAACAACAGTTTGTACAGGAGGCTTTTGATAGCAACTGGGTAGCGCCATTGGGGCCTAATGTGAATGGTTTGGAACAAGACTTAGAAGAGTATTTGGGAAGTGAAGTCCATGTTGGGGCTTTGAGTTCGGGTACGGCTGCTATTCATTTGGGACTCATTTTATTGGGGGTTCAGGCTGGTGATACCGTGCTTTGTCAGAGTATGACTTTTTCGGCTTCGGCTAACCCGATCCTTTATTTGGGTGCTACTCCTGTTTTTATTGACAGTGAAGAAGAAACCTGGAATATTTGTCCGACTGCTTTAGAAGCAGCGATCGTGGATTGTATTGCCAAAGGACGCAAACCTAAGGCGATTATAGCGGTGCATTTGTATGGGGTTCCTTATCAAATTGATGAAGTTAGAACTATAGCAGATAAATATGGGATTCCAATTCTAGAAGACAGTGCGGAGGCTTTAGGAAGTTCCTATAAAGGACAACAATGCGGCACTTTTGGTGACATTGGTGTTTTATCCTTTAATGGAAACAAAATCATTACCACTTCGGGAGGAGGAGCCATTGTTACGAAATCAAAAGAGCTAAAAGACCGAGCGGTGTTTTTTGCGACCCAATCCAGAGATGCTGCTCCGCATTATCAGCACAGTGAAATAGGGTATAATTATAGAATGAGTAATATCTGTGCCGGAATCGGTCGCGGACAGATGCAGGTTCTTGATGCCCATGTGGCTTTGCGTCGAAAAATGCACGATTTTTATGTGGATTTGTTCCAAGATATTGATGCGGTCAAAGTTTTTAGCACTCCCAATGATGATTATTATGCTAACTATTGGTTGAGTGCGATCTTGGTTACTCCTAATTCAGAAAAAGGAATTGATCGTGAGGCTTTGCGACTGGCTTTTGAAGCGGCGAATATTGAATCGCGTCCTTTGTGGAAACCGATGCATCTGCAGCCTGTTTTTGAAAACTACCCATATTATGGGGCGAATGTAGCTGAAAGGCTGTTTGAGAACGGTTTGTGTTTGCCTTCGGGATCTAATTTGACTGATGAAGAGAGAGTGCGAATTGCTGAGGTGGTGAGAGGTTTCTTTTGTGAGAAGTGA
- a CDS encoding nucleotidyltransferase domain-containing protein, protein MKYGLLNEDIAKIKEVFENFPEIKSAILYGSRAKGNYRSDSDIDLTLEGSGLSLSKIFEIEMSLDDLLLPYKIDLSVKSKIENQSLLNHIDRVGVVFWERTV, encoded by the coding sequence ATGAAGTACGGACTTTTGAATGAAGATATTGCAAAAATAAAGGAAGTGTTTGAAAACTTTCCGGAAATAAAAAGTGCAATATTGTATGGTTCCCGAGCTAAAGGGAATTATCGTTCGGATTCGGATATTGACTTAACTTTGGAGGGAAGCGGTCTTTCGCTTTCCAAAATTTTTGAGATAGAAATGAGCCTTGATGATTTGCTCTTGCCTTACAAAATAGATCTTTCTGTTAAGAGTAAAATTGAAAATCAGTCGCTACTGAATCATATCGATAGGGTAGGGGTTGTTTTTTGGGAAAGAACAGTATAG
- a CDS encoding nucleotidyltransferase substrate binding protein gives MEEPDIRWEQRLDNFNKALSKLNQIVLSIKKRDAEGEISDDSLLFGFEIVKEGLIQRFEYTHELAWKVMKDYAFFQGNPDIGGSRDAVREALQLHIIENGKIWMEMIASRNKTSHTYNEDTADEIFRKIIGEYHPAFMEFQKKMESKRNNQQDKD, from the coding sequence ATGGAAGAACCGGATATTAGATGGGAGCAACGACTGGATAATTTTAACAAGGCGCTATCAAAACTCAATCAAATTGTGTTGTCCATAAAAAAGCGGGATGCTGAAGGTGAAATCTCGGACGATAGTTTGTTGTTTGGTTTTGAAATTGTCAAGGAAGGGTTGATACAGCGATTTGAATATACCCATGAGCTGGCTTGGAAGGTGATGAAAGATTATGCTTTTTTTCAGGGAAATCCGGATATTGGAGGTTCGCGCGATGCTGTGCGAGAGGCTTTACAACTTCATATTATAGAAAACGGCAAGATATGGATGGAAATGATTGCCAGTCGGAACAAAACTTCACACACCTATAATGAGGATACAGCAGATGAGATTTTCAGAAAAATTATTGGCGAATACCATCCTGCATTTATGGAATTTCAGAAAAAAATGGAGTCGAAAAGAAATAATCAGCAAGATAAAGACTAA
- a CDS encoding sugar transferase, whose product MIFKIVFDKIAAFFGLIVLLPFILFVSMLIKIKMPEGPVFFIQRRVGQKGELFNMYKFRSMSISHGGSSISVKGESRITPLGAVLRKYKIDELPELLNVLIGNMSLVGPRPDVPGYADKLVGEDRKVLLLKPGITGPASLKYANEEELLALQDNPEKYNDEVIFPDKVRMNLEYYYNRSFWGDLEIIWKTVLR is encoded by the coding sequence ATGATATTTAAAATTGTTTTTGATAAGATTGCTGCTTTTTTTGGATTAATCGTTTTGTTACCATTTATTTTATTTGTATCAATGCTAATTAAAATAAAAATGCCTGAAGGCCCCGTTTTTTTCATCCAAAGACGTGTTGGGCAAAAAGGAGAGTTATTCAATATGTATAAGTTTCGTTCAATGTCCATTTCTCATGGTGGTTCTTCAATTTCAGTAAAAGGGGAAAGTAGAATAACTCCATTGGGTGCTGTTCTAAGAAAATACAAAATAGATGAATTGCCTGAGCTTCTGAATGTTTTAATTGGAAATATGAGTTTAGTAGGCCCCAGACCGGATGTGCCAGGATATGCAGATAAATTAGTAGGGGAAGATCGAAAAGTTTTGTTACTAAAACCCGGAATTACTGGGCCTGCAAGTTTGAAATATGCCAATGAAGAAGAGTTATTAGCATTGCAAGATAATCCAGAGAAATACAATGATGAAGTTATTTTTCCGGATAAGGTGAGGATGAATTTGGAGTATTATTACAACAGGAGTTTTTGGGGTGATTTGGAGATCATTTGGAAAACAGTTTTGCGTTGA
- a CDS encoding glycosyltransferase family 2 protein, whose product MSIQVSIICPTYNEEKYIAKCIESIIAQDFPIMQLEVLFVDGRSTDATRSIIANYQQQHSCIKLLDNPEKIVPFAMNKGIANAQGEIIIRIDAHSFYPTNYVSVLVSQLVSLEVDNVGVVCKTDVLNKNKKTLAIREVLSNPFGVGNSLFRTGVDEITEVDTVPFGCYRKDVFQKHGLYDTRLIRNQDIELNKRIKRGGGRIFLIPETFCTYYARETFRGIMKNNFQNGKWNILTVYHTKMFDSLSLRHFIPMFFVLSLFFPLGASLFYFPFILLGAFSFSMYVMLVGILSLKLSLSKEINFFYLFSSFISLHVSYGIGSLAGIFNVLFKK is encoded by the coding sequence TTGAGTATACAAGTATCCATAATTTGTCCAACATATAATGAGGAAAAATACATTGCAAAATGTATTGAGTCAATTATAGCACAAGACTTTCCAATAATGCAATTAGAAGTGTTATTTGTGGATGGTAGAAGTACAGATGCCACAAGATCCATTATCGCGAATTATCAGCAGCAACACAGTTGCATCAAGTTATTGGATAATCCAGAGAAAATAGTTCCTTTTGCGATGAACAAAGGTATAGCGAATGCTCAAGGGGAGATTATTATTAGAATTGATGCCCATTCTTTTTATCCTACCAATTATGTCAGTGTTTTGGTTTCTCAACTTGTCTCATTAGAGGTTGACAATGTTGGAGTGGTTTGTAAAACCGATGTTTTAAACAAGAATAAAAAAACTTTGGCAATTCGCGAAGTGTTGAGTAACCCTTTTGGCGTTGGTAATTCTTTATTTAGGACCGGTGTTGATGAAATCACTGAAGTGGATACGGTTCCTTTTGGTTGTTATAGAAAAGATGTTTTTCAGAAACACGGACTTTATGATACCAGATTAATAAGAAATCAAGATATTGAGTTAAATAAAAGAATTAAAAGGGGTGGAGGGAGAATTTTCCTTATTCCGGAAACATTTTGCACTTATTATGCTCGTGAGACATTTAGGGGTATTATGAAGAATAACTTTCAAAACGGGAAGTGGAATATTCTAACCGTCTATCATACAAAAATGTTTGATTCTTTATCTCTAAGGCATTTCATCCCAATGTTTTTTGTTTTGTCTCTATTTTTTCCTTTGGGAGCTTCATTGTTTTATTTTCCTTTTATCCTATTAGGTGCTTTTTCTTTTAGTATGTATGTAATGTTGGTTGGTATATTAAGTTTGAAGCTGTCATTGTCTAAAGAAATCAATTTCTTTTATCTTTTTTCGAGTTTTATTTCATTACATGTTTCTTATGGTATAGGGTCTTTGGCAGGAATTTTCAATGTGTTGTTTAAAAAATAA
- a CDS encoding phenylacetate--CoA ligase family protein — MIFVHKLLYKLGVKLRNPSLNEQLSYLKETDKLSLKDLELIQLEKCKALILFAYNNTSYYKVLFDEANYNPENFKNLEDLYKIPVTSKKTLIKENKNIIPDYKFRSVKVVETSGTTGESLKYTKDERWDSGNRAALFRYYDWYNVKPWDRNGYFWGYNIHPSKILKTKLQDFLQNRFRLFSYKDENIAKFNKKLVHAKYLHGYSSMIYEVAKTVNQLNFKRKYNLKLVKGTSEKIYEKYQEEVKKAFGSKIVSEYGAGESGLIAFECPEYGKMHVNMQNVILEEIEGQAVVTNLLSFSFPIIRYNLGDYITLASKEFKCQCGRNHIVLDDVLGRVGKLIHGVANKYPSLTLYYVFKNLYFQEKILLNYQAIQNEAGMLLLKIEQDDIKYLKQIKIELKKYFKNDLEVEILFNQKLHTMEGKLRDFISSLDD; from the coding sequence ATGATTTTTGTGCATAAATTATTGTATAAATTAGGAGTTAAATTACGAAATCCATCATTGAATGAGCAGTTAAGTTATTTAAAAGAAACAGATAAGTTATCCCTTAAAGATTTAGAACTAATTCAATTAGAAAAATGTAAAGCATTAATATTGTTTGCCTATAACAACACTAGTTATTATAAAGTATTATTTGATGAAGCCAACTATAATCCTGAGAATTTCAAAAATCTAGAGGACTTATATAAAATACCTGTTACTTCGAAGAAGACTTTAATTAAAGAAAATAAGAATATCATTCCGGATTATAAATTTAGATCCGTTAAAGTTGTAGAAACATCTGGAACTACTGGAGAGTCTCTCAAATATACTAAAGATGAGAGGTGGGATTCTGGAAATAGAGCTGCATTATTCAGGTATTATGACTGGTATAATGTTAAACCTTGGGACAGGAACGGGTATTTTTGGGGATATAACATCCATCCTTCTAAAATATTAAAAACCAAACTACAAGATTTTTTACAGAATAGGTTTAGATTGTTTTCATATAAAGATGAAAATATTGCAAAATTTAACAAAAAACTTGTTCACGCAAAATACTTACATGGCTATTCGTCAATGATATATGAAGTTGCTAAAACCGTCAATCAGTTAAATTTCAAAAGAAAATATAATTTAAAATTGGTTAAAGGTACTTCGGAAAAAATTTATGAAAAATATCAAGAAGAAGTAAAAAAAGCATTTGGTTCTAAAATAGTTAGTGAATATGGGGCCGGGGAATCAGGCTTAATTGCATTCGAATGTCCAGAATATGGAAAAATGCATGTTAATATGCAGAATGTGATTCTGGAAGAAATTGAAGGTCAAGCTGTTGTTACCAATTTACTTTCTTTTTCATTTCCTATTATAAGATATAATTTAGGAGATTATATTACACTGGCTTCAAAGGAATTTAAATGTCAGTGCGGTAGAAATCATATTGTTCTTGATGATGTTTTAGGTAGAGTTGGAAAACTTATTCATGGTGTAGCTAATAAATATCCGAGCTTAACATTATATTATGTTTTTAAAAACCTATACTTTCAGGAGAAAATATTGTTGAATTATCAGGCCATTCAAAACGAAGCGGGTATGTTATTGTTGAAAATTGAGCAAGATGATATTAAATATCTAAAACAAATAAAAATAGAATTAAAAAAATATTTTAAGAATGATTTGGAGGTAGAAATTTTGTTCAATCAGAAGTTACATACTATGGAAGGTAAGTTAAGAGACTTTATTTCAAGTTTAGACGATTAA
- a CDS encoding CapA family protein, with protein MIRIVGDVNFTDGFFDTGFGIGSEIEKGQDPFKHIDRRAEDVWFGNFECVISRVSNKDGIYNKQFILSPDKMSHIKHLDYYNVANNHVMQHGKEAFEKTLQYIESTNSEYVGSKDSKSIVFTHQRKKVGIVSFSQREEKYTTDPMYWYDPEYSDIKSEYNRISSSDFKIVYIHWGIEYINRPYVDQKKFAHWLIDLGFDLIVGLHPHVLQGYEVYKGKYIFYSMGNFVFNMPLESTRYSIVLNLNLDSEVAEITYDYVNIGKDNFPQIVDASIVPDKFKFEYLNTRLNLEQENELYFKEVFNHIKKNRKANHLTLLKSLHKFKMGDVMSVFFDFIKRRL; from the coding sequence ATGATTAGAATCGTAGGGGATGTTAATTTTACAGACGGTTTTTTTGATACTGGTTTTGGTATTGGAAGCGAAATTGAAAAAGGTCAAGATCCATTTAAACATATAGATAGGCGTGCTGAAGATGTGTGGTTTGGTAATTTCGAATGTGTAATTTCTCGTGTTTCCAATAAGGATGGTATATATAATAAGCAATTTATACTTTCACCAGATAAGATGTCGCACATAAAACATCTAGATTATTATAATGTTGCAAATAATCATGTCATGCAACATGGTAAAGAAGCATTTGAAAAGACTTTGCAGTATATCGAATCAACCAATAGTGAATACGTTGGTTCTAAAGATTCGAAATCTATTGTTTTTACCCATCAGAGAAAAAAAGTAGGAATAGTTTCGTTTTCTCAACGTGAAGAAAAGTACACTACAGATCCTATGTATTGGTATGATCCGGAATATTCTGATATTAAATCGGAATATAATAGAATTTCTTCATCAGATTTTAAAATTGTATATATCCATTGGGGAATTGAATATATAAATAGACCATATGTTGACCAGAAGAAATTTGCACATTGGTTAATTGATTTAGGTTTTGACTTAATTGTTGGATTGCATCCACATGTTTTACAGGGATATGAAGTTTACAAAGGCAAGTATATTTTCTATTCGATGGGGAATTTTGTATTTAATATGCCTTTAGAGTCTACAAGATATTCGATTGTGCTAAATCTAAATCTTGATTCTGAAGTTGCTGAAATTACTTATGATTATGTAAATATTGGAAAAGACAACTTTCCGCAAATTGTAGATGCATCCATTGTTCCTGATAAATTTAAATTTGAATATTTAAATACTAGGTTAAATTTGGAGCAAGAAAACGAATTATATTTTAAAGAAGTATTTAACCATATTAAAAAGAACAGAAAAGCGAATCATCTAACTTTGCTTAAATCTTTGCATAAATTTAAGATGGGTGATGTTATGTCAGTTTTTTTTGATTTTATTAAAAGAAGGCTATGA
- a CDS encoding acyltransferase: MISKLLLIYSWFVRALLYFLPDVPLCMRFRGFLYSFGMLKCGKDFQVTHNAIIKDLQNISVGCNVFVGNSSVIMGSGDLSIENEVLIGPHVVIISGNHTKYRNSYRYGQAKVGDIFIGRGSWITSNCTIGMNSSLPEGSVLSANSFLNKKFETPNAIYGGVPANFIKND, translated from the coding sequence ATGATAAGTAAATTACTTTTAATCTATTCCTGGTTCGTTAGAGCATTATTGTATTTCTTGCCCGATGTCCCTTTATGTATGAGATTTAGAGGTTTTCTGTATTCTTTCGGTATGCTTAAATGTGGTAAAGATTTCCAGGTTACCCATAATGCAATAATTAAGGATTTGCAAAACATAAGTGTTGGATGTAATGTTTTTGTGGGAAATTCGTCTGTGATTATGGGGAGTGGGGATTTAAGTATTGAAAATGAAGTGCTTATTGGTCCGCATGTTGTAATTATTAGTGGCAATCACACTAAATATAGAAACTCATATAGATATGGTCAAGCTAAAGTGGGTGATATTTTTATAGGAAGAGGATCTTGGATAACTTCAAACTGTACAATTGGAATGAATAGTTCTTTGCCAGAAGGTAGCGTTTTATCAGCCAACAGTTTTTTGAATAAAAAATTTGAAACCCCTAATGCAATATATGGGGGAGTACCAGCTAATTTTATAAAGAATGATTAG